GCGGTCTCGATCTCCCCGGTCGCGACCGTCCGCTGTGCCGCGTCGGTGACGACCACCTTCGCGCCGGGGCGGATGTCCTGGAAGCCGCCCATGCCGTAGCAGGCGCCACCGGTGTCGATGAACTCCCCGTTGGAGAGGATGACGGTGCCCGTGACAGTGTGGGCATCGGAGAACGGATTGCCGATCTTCCCGCTCTGTGCCAGCGCGAAGACCACACCGGCGGCGGCGAGCGCGGCCACGGAGATCAGGATGAGCGTGTTACGCCGGGTGCGCCGCCTCGTGCGGCGCGCCGGAGGGGTGTCGACGTGCACGTAGGGGTCGATCATCCGCGCACAGTACAGCCGGTTTTGAAATGATCACCGTCCGCTGACCGGGGGAGGCGGCACCACCGGACGGGACAGGCACTCATGGTCGGAGGGCCTGTCGCAGGCTCATCCGAAGCCCGTCCGGCAGCGGCACGGACGTCACGCCATGTCGCCGACACGATGGAGCGAGAAGGGCCTGGCGGATGGAGGGGGACAGGGTGCACGAGCGCCGGGCCCGGATCCGGGTCGCGGGTAACACCGCCGGTCCGGCGCTGTTCGCGCTGAGGGCGAAGGGTTACACGGTCGAGCTCAGCTACGTCCGTGCCGAGCCCGGTGAGTACGCGCCCGAGTACGCGGCGGCGAAGGACGGGCTCCTGTTCAGCGCCGATACGGCGGAGGAATTGCTCGGGCTCGTCGCGATGTGGGAGGTGCGTGGCGACGACTGGAGTGCGAGCAGCCACGACGAGCGGGCCTGGCGGGACGCCCTTGAAGCGGCGGCGCTGGTGTATGACCGCGACGGCAACGTGGTGGATGAGGACGAGTGACGAACCGATGGCGGCTCGGGGTCAGTCGGGCTTCCGGGTCCAGCGGTGATGCTCTCGCAGAACCCAGGCGAGCGCGTGCAGGGCGACGAACAGCACGGCCAGCGCGAGCCCGGAGTACGCACCGGCCAGCATCAGCTCCGGGCTGTCGTAGCGCCAGGGGTGGGTGGTCGCGTTGTAGATCAGGATCAGCCCGCCGGCGAACAGGGCCAGCGCCAGAACGAGCAGTCCTGGGCGGGTCGCGGGGTGGCGGTGGTGCGGTGGCATGGGGGCTCTGGTGGTCACCGGCGCATGGTAGTGGCCCGGGGCTGGCGCGCAAACGGCGAAAGCCCCTCCGAAGAGGGGCTTTTCCTGTTTTCTTGCTGGTGGGCGATACTGGGTTTGAACCAGTGACCTCTTCCGTGTCAAGGAAGCGCGCTCCCACTGCGCCAATCGCCCGTGCTGTACTGCGAGGTGGAGACGGGATTTGAACCCGTGTACACGGCTTTGCAGGCCGTTGCCTCGCCTCTCGGCCACTCCACCGTGGTGACGCCTTGCGGCGGTTCTCCGAGCGGATGACGAGACTCGAACTCGCGACCCTCACCTTGGCAAGGTGATGCGCTACCAACTGCGCTACATCCGCTTGTCAGTTCGCCCGCCTTCCGGCGTGCTGCCCAACGGATGAGAACTTTAGCCGGTCCCCGGAGGTCTTGACAAACCGGGGTGCCCCCGGCGCGTCACGCGGCGGGTTGGGCGGCCAGCCCCGTGCACCGTGCGGCCTGGTCAAGACGGTTCTGTACGGCCCGCAGCGCGTCCCCGGTCACCGGCTTGGGCTGTCCGTTGTTCGAGACGACACCCGGGACGAACCTCCGGGTTTTCACCTTCCCGTCCCGGATCGTCACGGTCAGCAGCCCGGTGTCGGTGCTCTTGGACTCGGAATACCAGAGGAAGTTGCCCAGGCCGTAGTGCACGTACGTGTCGCCCAGGAAGCCGTCGGCGAGCAGCACGTGGGCGTGGGTGCCGAGCACGAGGTCGGCGCCGTTGTCGGCCATGAGCCTGGCGAAGCTCTTCTGCTCGCCGTTGGGGCAGGCCTGACCCTCGGTGCCCCAGTGCATGAAGACGATCACCACGTCGGCCTGCGCGCGGGCCTGCTTCACGGCGGCGGTGGCCAGCTTGCGGTCGAACGCCATGGCGACGCCGGGCCGGGTGGCGGTGGGCTTCCACTGCTCCTTCAGGTCGTGCACCTGCGACATGCCGAGCACGGCGAGGCGGACGCCTTTCACGGTGACCAGGTAGGGGGCGTACGCCTCGGTGGTGTTGAGCCCCGCGCCGACGACGGGCATGCCGGCGGCCCGCGCCGAGTCGAGGGTGTCGAGCAGGCCGATCTGGCCGTAGTCGAGCGTGTGGTTGTTGGCGATCGAGACGAGATCGATCCCGGCGGCCTGGATGGCGGCGTACGACGTGGTGGGCGCCCGGAAGTGGAACTGCTTGGGCTGCTCGCTGCCCCGGTCGGTGACCGGCGTCTCCAGGTTGACCATGGCGAAGTCGGCGGCCCGCAGCTGCGTGGCGTACGGGCCGAACGCCTTGTCGGGGTTCTTGAGCAGGGCCAGGGTGCGGCCGGTGAAGTGCACGTCGCCGGCGAAGGCGAGCGTGATCTCGGCGGCGGGCGGGCTGGGCTCAGGCGTTTGCTCGCTGACCGGGGCGGGCGGCTGCTGCCATACCGCCGGCTCTTCGCCGGAGCACGCGGCCAGGGCCGTGACGGCGGTGGCGAGGGTGAGGGCCGTGGCGAGTCGCGCGACGCGGGGGTGGGTCACCGGACGAGCGTACGGGCAGGTGAAGGCGATTCGCATCACCGAGTGCACCGGGGGGCGCGACGCGCGGGGGATACCGAGTGGCGGTGGTCCGGGGGCACCCGCTAGAGTTCTCTCCTGTCAGGCAGCGAGCCGAAAGGCGAGCTGAGGGACGTGCGGATGTAGCGCAGTTGGTAGCGCATCACCTTGCCAAGGTGAGGGTCGCGAGTTCGAGTCTCGTCATCCGCTCTCTTACCGAAATCGCCGGGACCCACGGGTCACCGGCGATTCGCCTTTCCGGCCCCGAGCGTGGGTCAGGGGAGGGGCGCTTCGCCGCGGAGGTAGGCGGCGGGGATGTCATCGGTGAGCCAGACGCCGTTGGCGGAGCGGTAGAAGGTGTGGCCGGCCGCGGCCATGGCGGCGGCGTCGACGACCAGGATCACCGGGGAGCCGTGACGGCTGCCGACGGCGCGGGCGGTGGTGGTGTCGCCGGACAGGTGCACGTGGTGGCGGCTGCCCTTGTGCACACCCTTCGCCATGATCGAGTCGAGGTTGCGGCGGGCGGTGCCGTGGTAGAGCAGCGTGGGCGGGGTGACCGGGTCGAGGCCCAGCTCGACGGGCACGGAGTGGCCCTGGCTGGCGCGGATGCGGTCGCCGTCGATCGCGAACCGCTGCTTGTCGTTGTCCGCGACGACGGCGTCGAGCTGCTCGCGGGTCATGCCCTTGCCGTGGGCGCGCAGCGCGGCCAGCAGGGTGTCGATCGGCACCCAGCCGTCGGGGCTGAGCGTGACGCCGATGCTGTCGGGGCGGTGGCGCAGCACGTACGCGAGCTGTTTGCTCATCTTCTTGAGTTCCATAACGTGGCTCACGCTAGCGGCGCGCGGCCGGTGCGTCGATCGGAAAACCCGGACCCCTCCGCGG
The Catellatospora sp. IY07-71 DNA segment above includes these coding regions:
- a CDS encoding RNA 2'-phosphotransferase produces the protein MSKQLAYVLRHRPDSIGVTLSPDGWVPIDTLLAALRAHGKGMTREQLDAVVADNDKQRFAIDGDRIRASQGHSVPVELGLDPVTPPTLLYHGTARRNLDSIMAKGVHKGSRHHVHLSGDTTTARAVGSRHGSPVILVVDAAAMAAAGHTFYRSANGVWLTDDIPAAYLRGEAPLP
- a CDS encoding CapA family protein, with product MTHPRVARLATALTLATAVTALAACSGEEPAVWQQPPAPVSEQTPEPSPPAAEITLAFAGDVHFTGRTLALLKNPDKAFGPYATQLRAADFAMVNLETPVTDRGSEQPKQFHFRAPTTSYAAIQAAGIDLVSIANNHTLDYGQIGLLDTLDSARAAGMPVVGAGLNTTEAYAPYLVTVKGVRLAVLGMSQVHDLKEQWKPTATRPGVAMAFDRKLATAAVKQARAQADVVIVFMHWGTEGQACPNGEQKSFARLMADNGADLVLGTHAHVLLADGFLGDTYVHYGLGNFLWYSESKSTDTGLLTVTIRDGKVKTRRFVPGVVSNNGQPKPVTGDALRAVQNRLDQAARCTGLAAQPAA